The following coding sequences are from one Triticum aestivum cultivar Chinese Spring chromosome 5A, IWGSC CS RefSeq v2.1, whole genome shotgun sequence window:
- the LOC123105009 gene encoding uncharacterized protein — protein MRLNGLERNPMPGIEDALMKDSPKASSLVEVEKPSLGDVDVLGGGGSMLTGKKRKDVPAGENGGVAKRVLRSATMKLHVDAEPEGEAAAAADVSECDALEKTDCEATAGDSLEKTNCEATAGDSLEKTNCEATAGDSLEKTNCEAVAEDGRSGAQTVDASKGDEHMDEVPVKVDDAIQVPAKCSENNVDSAGIAQENGLDNQKSNFESDDKVKADEKTYSATQEEENVSGTSGGGTDDSQENKGANGPCQGEVIDPSAAAKDDELVIDVSRNNPTSASEPVQQDGNVVRTEGMVLQSGDQGVEKHCHDDDVRKDTEASLNGNGRCVADNNIALTDCTNHKEGLGSPVGGTKGISTPDIVFIRRKSLTRNTCEMKLKHEEEEVQFERRVTRSSTVKQREASGSSCKSSANAASMESKGRKEDVVHHYTRKVSNTASLKADHTEPAKRGTNTKKNTPNGKISAQRKSGVTGKDYPANITENKASATEIKINSKPQPSMRSGSIAKATTKDAVPLVDQNVCSSAITEKNDTELTDSEGVRSENKTAMPKSPLSVGAKIVASKKRMLESGLDKIAGGSPVETPSMKKTRSTSHTELDQSKKSSGKMLTEKNSGPDKKYILTKQQHHSRAAELSRSVNPSNKDACKLSHNGSDVDGTDIIITHKRNCRGRRERDAPAVMVNQEYSSESEEVIVVRKDRRKRKDPLHKQRSGSRPNRSSGSPKASCSKGNSEAQYGSRAKSGNPGESTGRFEQKRQISEQVKTILLDAGWKIDLRPRNGRNYWDSVYIPPSGKGSYWSITKAYAVYESMQSEQKNEATSENLSKKSPGSPGKTHASVSSSLPQEILSKLKRVVVNKRKTKVELQKLKKRKHGLLKNSKNSKGRPKEKKKKISKERKKRGGCALLARGSNQEAGSSNGFAPYEWKRTVFSWLIDLDVLSVNTRLKCMDESRSKVLLEGLLTRDGINCSCCSKVVTVLEFVAHAGGQPSKPYRNILVDGLDNDLLHCLISAWDKQSDSERQAFFPVSTEGDDPNDDTCGICGDGGNLICCDGCPSTFHMSCLELEELPSDDWRCANCSCKFCQEHLNHDAPDNAEVDSLHSCSQCEEKYHPACSPETEDLSSVSNQAGNHFCQQSCRLLFEELQNLLAVKKDLEPEFACRIIQCSHENAPETVLDLDGRVECNSKIAVALSLMDECFLPIVDQRTGINLIRNVVYNCGSNFLRLDFRGFYIFILERGDEIVSAASVRIHGTKLAEMPFIGTRHMYRRQGMCRRLLDGIEMILSSLKVEKLIIPAINELVDTWTSKFGFSPLEVSDKQEVKSINMLVFPGTGLLQKPLLNKQASPQEHPGSEGDVDADAETQGSEVMDQLNSSKEDAETCKD, from the exons ATGAGGCTTAACGGTTTGGAGCGAAACCCGATGCCAGGAATAGAAGACGCCCTGATGAAGGACTCGCCCAAGGCTTCCTCCTTGGTGGAGGTGGAAAAACCTTCCCTTGGTGATGTTGACGTTCTGGGCGGCGGAGGGTCCATGCTtacggggaagaagaggaaggatgtTCCTGCGGGCGAGAATGGCGGCGTGGCAAAGAGGGTGCTCAGGTCAGCCACCATGAAGCTGCATGTGGATGCTGAGCCCGAGGGTGAAGCTGCCGCCGCCGCGGATGTTAGCGAGTGTGACGCTTTGGAGAAGACTGACTGTGAGGCTACTGCGGGTGACAGTTTGGAGAAGACTAACTGCGAGGCTACTGCGGGTGACAGTCTGGAGAAGACTAACTGCGAGGCTACTGCAGGTGACAGTCTGGAGAAGACTAACTGTGAGGCTGTTGCAGAGGATGGCAGAAGCGGGGCGCAGACAGTCGACGCTTCTAAAGGCGATGAGCACATGGATGAGGTTCCAGTGAAAGTGGATGATGCTATACAAGTGCCAGCTAAGTGTTCTGAGAATAATGTGGATAGTGCCGGTATTGCTCAAGAGAATGGCTTAGACAACCAAAAAAGCAATTTTGAATCTGATGATAAAGTGAAGGCAGACGAGAAGACTTACTCTGCAACTCAGGAGGAGGAGAATGTGTCTGGGACAAGTGGGGGTGGTACTGATGACTCCCAGGAAAACAAGGGTGCCAATGGACCTTGCCAGGGGGAGGTCATAGACCCATCAGCTGCAGCAAAAGACGATGAATTGGTCATTGATGTAAGCAGAAACAACCCTACTAGCGCATCAGAACCTGTTCAGCAGGATGGTAATGTTGTGCGTACTGAGGGAATGGTACTCCAGAGTGGTGATCAGGGAGTTGAGAAGCATTGTCACGATGATGATGTACGTAAAGACACTGAAGCTTCTCTAAATGGTAATGGAAGATGTGTGGCTGATAACAACATCGCATTAACTGATTGCACTAACCATAAAGAGGGCTTAGGTAGCCCTGTAGGCGGAACCAAGGGGATTTCGACTCCTGACATTGTATTTATAAGGAGAAAGTCGTTAACCAGAAACACATGTGAAATGAAGTTGAAACATGAAGAGGAGGAGGTTCAGTTTGAGAGGAGAGTTACAAGGTCATCTACAGTTAAACAAAGAGAGGCTTCTGGAAGCTCATGCAAAAGTAGTGCAAACGCGGCTAGCATGGAAAGCAAGGGGAGAAAGGAAGATGTTGTTCATCATTATACAAGGAAAGTGAGCAATACTGCATCCTTAAAAGCTGACCACACTGAACCTGCTAAACGTGGAACCAACACAAAGAAGAACACACCAAATGGAAAGATTAGTGCTCAAAGAAAATCAGGTGTTACTGGCAAGGATTATCCTGCAAATATCACAGAGAACAAGGCATCAGCAACAGAGATAAAGATCAATTCGAAGCCACAGCCGTCCATGAGAAGTGGCAGCATTGCCAAGGCAACAAcaaaagatgcagttcctctggtGGATCAGAATGTCTGTAGTTCAGCTATCACTGAAAAGAATGATACAGAGCTAACAGATTCGGAAGGAGTTAGATCTGAAAACAAGACTGCCATGCCGAAGTCACCATTATCAGTTGGTGCTAAGATTGTTGCCAGCAAGAAGAGGATGTTGGAATCAGGTCTTGATAAAATTGCTGGAGGGTCACCAGTTGAGACACCATCCATGAAAAAGACAAGAAGTACTTCTCACACCGAGTTAGATCAATCAAAGAAGTCTTCTGGGAAGATGCTTACAGAGAAGAACTCCGGTCCAGACAAAAAATATATTTTGACAAAACAGCAGCATCACAGTCGAGCAGCTGAGTTGAGCAGATCTGTTAACCCCTCTAATAAAGATGCCTGCAAGCTTTCACATAATGGATCTGATGTTGATGGAACTGATATCATCATTACCCACAAGAGAAATTGTAGAGGGCGCAGAGAACGTGATGCTCCTGCCGTCATGGTAAATCAAGAGTATTCTAGTGAATCTGAGGAAGTTATTGTTGTGAGAAAAGACAGGCGAAAAAGGAAAGATCCATTGCATAAACAAAGGTCCGGATCTAGACCAAACCGTTCTTCTGGTTCTCCCAAAGCAAGTTGTTCCAAAGGCAATAGCGAGGCACAATATGGCTCCAGAGCAAAATCTGGAAACCCAGGTGAATCAACAGGTCGTTTTGAACAAAAGCGTCAAATAAGCGAACAGGTAAAGACCATACTTCTGGATGCTGGTTGGAAGATTGATCTGAGACCCAGGAATGGCAGAAATTATTGGGATTCTGTCTATATACCTCCAAGTGGTAAAGGATCTTACTGGTCAATCACAAAAGCATACGCAGTGTATGAAAGTATGCAATCTGAGCAAAAGAACGAAGCTACAAGCGAGAATTTATCAAAGAAATCTCCGGGCAGCCCTGGCAAAACACATGCTTCTGTGAGTAGTTCTTTACCACAGGAGATCCTCAGCAAACTAAAAAGAGTAGTTGTTAACAAGCGAAAGACCAAAGTTGAGCTTCAGAAGTTAAAAAAGAGGAAGCATGGTTTGCTAAAGAACTCTAAAAATTCAAAGGGCAGGccaaaggaaaagaagaagaagatttcaaAGGAAAGAAAAAAGCGAGGCGGTTGTGCTCTACTCGCTCGTGGATCAAATCAGGAGGCTGGAAGCAGCAATGGTTTTGCTCCATATGAATGGAAACGCACAGTTTTCTCCTGGTTGATTGATCTGGATGTTCTATCCGTCAACACTAGACTGAAATGCATGGATGAAAGCCGCTCAAAAGTTCTGCTAGAGGGTTTACTCACCAGGGATGGAATTAACTGTAGCTGCTGTAGCAAGGTTGTCACAGTACTCGAATTTGTGGCTCATGCTGGTGGTCAACCGAGCAAACCATACAGGAATATACTTGTGGATGGGCTGGACAATGACCTTTTGCATTGTCTCATTAGTGCATGGGACAAGCAGTCTGATTCTGAAAGACAGGCCTTTTTCCCTGTTAGCACTGAGGGTGATGATCCCAATGACGACACATGTGGTATTTGTGGTGATGGAGGCAATTTGATCTGCTGTGACGGATGCCCCTCAACATTCCACATGAGTTGCCTAGAACTCGAG GAACTTCCATCTGATGATTGGCGTTGTGCAAACTGTTCCTGTAAATTTTGTCAGGAGCATTTGAATCATGATGCTCCAGACAATGCTGAAGTTGATTCATTACATTCTTGTTCCCAATGCGAGGAGAAAT ATCACCCAGCTTGCTCTCCTGAGACTGAGGACCTATCCAGTGTCTCCAATCAGGCAGGAAATCATTTTTGCCAACAAAGTTGCAGACTG CTGTTTGAGGAATTGCAGAATCTTCTTGCGGTCAAGAAGGATCTTGAACCTGAATTTGCATGCAGAATTATTCAGTGTAGCCATGAAAATGCACCAGAAACAGTTCTTGATTTGGATGGAAGGGTCGAGTGTAATTCCAAGATTGCAGTTGCTCTTTCACTGATGGATGAGTGCTTTCTTCCTATTGTTGACCAAAGAACTGGGATCAACTTGATACGTAATGTTGTGTACAACTGTGG GTCAAATTTTCTCCGGCTGGATTTCCGTGGATTTTATATCTTTATTTTGGAGCGTGGAGATGAAATAGTATCTGCAGCATCAGTCAG GATACATGGGACCAAGTTGGCAGAGATGCCATTCATTGGTACACGACATATGTATCGTCGCCAAGGGATGTGCCGTCGACTTTTAGATGGAATTGAAATG ATCCTCAGTTCTCTCAAAGTTGAGAAGTTGATCATTCCTGCTATTAATGAACTGGTGGACACCTGGACATCCAAATTCGGATTTAGCCCACTTGAAGTTTCAGACAAGCAAGAAGTCAAGTCTATCAACATGTTAGTTTTTCCTGGTACAGGTCTTCTTCAAAAGCCATTGCTAAATAAGCAGGCTTCACCTCAGGAACACCCAGGTTCTGAAGGAG ATGTAGATGCGGATGCGGAGACCCAAGGTTCGGAGGTCATGGATCAGTTGAACAGCAGCAAAGAAGATGCTGAAACTTGCAAAG ATTGA